The segment ACGACGAACTGATGGCGGCGACCGGAAACTGATGGAACAAGACTTGATGGAGATCGGTACTGGAGCCAAGGGGCGAACCTGTACGacgacgaactgatggccaacagGCGACGAACTGGTACGGTGAACAGGAACTAACAGAACGGGAGATCGGTATTGCCAACGGGAACGACGAACTGCGCAGCTCACGATCGGTACTGCGCGGCTGTTTGGCACGGGAATTGGTGAACGGGAGACGACGGCgggctgtttggcgcgggatcGATTGGCCGCGCATGAAGGAGTGCCGTGAAACAAAATTTCCGggaaaaaaaagatgatggacttggcattttgcataacggttggagatcacCCAATTTTAGCCTTACCATTTTCATTTGGGGGTTTGTAATTTGcctaaaatgcataacttcaaatgcataatggttggagatgctctcatAGTGGACATGTCTTTGTCAATCCGGTAGTCCTCAAATTGGAGCAATTGCCAATTAGCACCACTAAAATACTCTGTTTGCTCGCAAAAAAATACTATAAACTGTACCGCTGAGTTGTCAGTGGAGGTCGTAAAGTCCAACCTTTCTTTCCCTGGACGAATGGTAAGGTCCAAACTGGACCTAAACAGCCCAAGGCCACCACAAAAATCGGCAGGAGTTGCGTAGATTAATGGgccggtgcaaactgtgcaagatGCTCCGCGAACACTGGCGGCACTCCTCGTTATcgtcgtttatatttaataattattatataattataaactaattaaatttaaaaattcatctaaactatataattattttgtatgtttaatattgtatatatatttatcATAATATTTAATGtgaccaaaatttttttaaaaaaattgacaaCAAGGGCGATTCATTTTCCGTGCGAGAAAGTAGAGTACCGGCGCTACCTGCCGAGTCGTGACTCGAACCACCCGATGGGGACGATGATTGATGTGGTGGGTTGGTGAGTGGGGTCCATTCCCCGCGGGCCGCGGCAGGTACCAATTGCGGGCTTCGCTGCTTCTCCCCGGAAAGCAGAGGAaggcgaccaccaccgccggtcCCCGTGTCCGGACTCCGGAGGAAGCAACCCCGCGAGGGGCCCAGCACTCTGCCAGCTCGGCACTCGGAGTCAGCCGCGCGCGTCCCTTTCCCACCAACCCCCTCTCGCCATACTACTACTCGACAGCCACGGCCGCCACCGTGTCCGCGTGCGCCGGCCACCACGGCGAACGGCCACCAAACGCACGGGATCCGGCCATCACCGAGTCCCGGCCCGGCCACCGGTAACCCACCACCACCAGGCCACCAACCAAACCCACCGACCGCGTCCGCCCCGCTGACGCGCCGGGCCCGGACCCCGTCGCGCCGCGCGCTCGCCCGCCCGCCTACCTGGCAGGCAGCCAAGTCACATGCCTCGCCTTGCCGGCTCGCCGCCCGGGCATTATATAAGCCGccccggcacggcacggcaggcAAGGTCGGTCAATCTAGCAACACCCAAGGACAAGGAGTAGCCGACGCGCCAGCTAGTGCCCAGTGCCGCACCCAGATCTCCGGGAGGGACTTGTTCAGCTACTGCAGCACTGCCCGCAATGGCCACCACGGCGACCGAGGCGGCCAAGGCCGCGCCGGCGGAGCAGGCCAACGGCAACGCCAACGGCGAGCAGAAGACGCGCCACTCCGAGGTCGGACACAAGAGCCTGCTCAAGAGCGACGACCTCTACCAGGTACGGTAAACAagaccacacacacacacacgctgCCTGCCCATTTCGAGCCGTGCCTCCCATCCCATTTCCGGGCCTCGAGCTCTAGATCTTGGCGGCCTGAATCTGACCTGTGAATGATGCGCAGTACATCCTGGACACGAGCGTGTACCCGCGGGAGCCGGAGAGCATGAAGGAGCTCCGCGAGATCACCGCCAAGCACCCATGGTATGTGTCCATCTCGGGGCCGTCGGTCCCTGTCGTGGATTTTTAGTGGACCTGCCGGACCgatctgatctgatctgatctgGAAACCATGGCGGCGTGCAGGAACCTGATGACGACCTCCGCCGACGAGGGGCAGTTCCTCAACATGCTCATCAAGCTCATCGGCGCCAAGAAGACCATGGAGATCGGCGTCTACACCGGCTACTCCCTCCTCGCCACCGCGCTCGCTCTCCCGGAGGACGGCACGGTCggttcctccctccctccctctctttcCCAGATCTGCCGCCCACCTCCGGTCCGAGGATTTTTTACCCTTTCTCCTCTGTTGCTCGTCCCGCCGCAGATCTTGGCCATGGACATCAACCGCGAGAACTACGAGCTGGGCCTGCCCTGCATCGAGAAGGCCGGCGTCGCCCACAAGATCGACTTCCGCGAGGGCCCCGCGCTCCCCGTCCTCGACGACCTCATCGCCGACGTACGGAACAAAACATATGCTATTATTCCAGCGATTGAAATGTCGTCGAGTCCTGACGAAGGTTCCATCTCGAATCCGCAGGAGAAGAACCACGGGTCGTTCGACTTCGTCTTCGTGGACGCCGACAAGGACAACTACCTCAACTACCACGACCGGCTGCTCAAGCTGGTGAAGCTGGGGGGCCTCATCGGCTACGACAACACGCTGTGGAACGGCTCTGTCGTGCTCCCCGACGACGCCCCCATGCGCAAGTACATCCGCTTCTACCGCGACTTCGTGCTCGTCCTCAACAAGGCGCTCGCCGCCGACGAGCGCGTCGAGATCTGCCAGCTCCCCGTCGGCGACGGCGTCACCCTCTGCCGCCGCGTCAAGTGAAAAAAAACATGCCTGGCCAccgacggcgccgccgccgccgcatcccCCATCCCAATCATATCGTAGACGACGCGCAGCATTAATTATTCACCggcttttttttttggctcttTCTTGGCCCTGTAATCTTTTCTTGtccttctgcttcttcttgggaATTGTCGCCATCTCCATACGTAAATCTAAATCTCGAGATGGATAATACTAGTATCAATCAATTTTACTACTATATACTGCTCCTACCGTGGATGATTTCGTCCTCCTTGTGTGCCTGTCATAAATCTGATTTTGGGTGAATTTGTGAAAACCCAAGCTTCCAAATTGGGTGATTTCGCATTCatctaagaccttgtttagttctaaaaatttttgcaaaataggaatagtagcactttcgtttgtatttgacaaatattgtccaatcatgaactaactaggctcaaaagattcgtctcgtcaatttcgaccaaactgtgtaattagtttttattttcgtctatatttaatactccatgtatacgtctaaagatttgatgtgactgagaatctgaaaaaatttgcaaaattttttggaaactaaacaaggcctaaatatactCCTAGATTCTACAGCTCTTTGACCCGACTCTGGTTTGGTACATTTCGGATCATGCATGCTCTGAAGTTTTACCCCATCAGTCGATGGATGCTTCCATCTTTTGACAGAGATGGCAAACCTGAAACCCAGTTCGTCTCATGTTCACCGACAGCGACACCTCCGTGCAGATATTTGCTACTGCTAGCATAGCATCTGTAGGAGCACCTTGCCGAACGCCACGATTGTGAACAGACAGAACCTTCTGTGTCAGAGCTAGCTAGCTCAAGTTGGGAGTGCCTATGCATGTGGCCAGTGGCCTGTGCCCATGTGCTGATGTGGATAGAACGAACAAGAGGAAAAAGAAAATTCAACCATAACGCAGTGcagtatttagaaagaaaaaaacatcTCTTTTTCCCTTCTCAATGCCCAACCATCCAATGCCCTAAATTGCAACGGAATCCTAGAGAAGTCCTACTACTCTCATAGACAGACAGACCATAGTTTTGGCAAGGATAAACTTT is part of the Sorghum bicolor cultivar BTx623 chromosome 10, Sorghum_bicolor_NCBIv3, whole genome shotgun sequence genome and harbors:
- the LOC8070884 gene encoding caffeoyl-CoA O-methyltransferase 1 isoform X2; the encoded protein is MATTATEAAKAAPAEQANGNANGEQKTRHSEVGHKSLLKSDDLYQYILDTSVYPREPESMKELREITAKHPWNLMTTSADEGQFLNMLIKLIGAKKTMEIGVYTGYSLLATALALPEDGTILAMDINRENYELGLPCIEKAGVAHKIDFREGPALPVLDDLIADEKNHGSFDFVFVDADKDNYLNYHDRLLKLVKLGGLIGYDNTLWNGSVVLPDDAPMRKYIRFYRDFVLVLNKALAADERVEICQLPVGDGVTLCRRVK
- the LOC8070884 gene encoding caffeoyl-CoA O-methyltransferase 1 isoform X1, which gives rise to MATTATEAAKAAPAEQANGNANGEQKTRHSEVGHKSLLKSDDLYQYILDTSVYPREPESMKELREITAKHPWNLMTTSADEGQFLNMLIKLIGAKKTMEIGVYTGYSLLATALALPEDGTVGSSLPPSLSQICRPPPVRGFFTLSPLLLVPPQILAMDINRENYELGLPCIEKAGVAHKIDFREGPALPVLDDLIADEKNHGSFDFVFVDADKDNYLNYHDRLLKLVKLGGLIGYDNTLWNGSVVLPDDAPMRKYIRFYRDFVLVLNKALAADERVEICQLPVGDGVTLCRRVK